The DNA region CAAAGCTGAAAAGGAGCTTCGATATCATAATCTTTATGGGTGTGTTCTATCACCTTCGCTACCCAATGCTGGCGCTTGATATAGTGGCTCAAAAGGTAAAGAAGATGATGGTGTTTCAAACGCTTACCATGCCTGGCGATGATATTGTTTATGAAGAGAACATAGAAGTAACGCAACGTAACAAAATGCTGAAACAAGGATGGCCGAAAATGGCATTTATTGAAAGCAAATTTGCCGGTGATGTTACTAACTGGTTTACACCTAACCATGCATGTATACTGGCTATGCTACGCACCTGTGGCATGAAGGTAACTTCTATGCCTGGTCATGAAATATACATTGCGCAACCAGACGATGCTTTTACCAATGTTGCCAAAACATGGAACCACTCAGAATACCTCTCGGCCATTGGACAGGATTACACAGAGCTTTTAGATGTTAAAGTGAAAAGAAAGGAATAACCCTTGGTTAGGTTTTTGCCAACAGCTTCCAATGAAGTTGTTGGTTTCTATATTCCTGTTATTCTTACTCTCTTGCAACCAGCAAGAAGAGCCACGAATAGCTATCACAGATACATTTGACACCACTCCGTCAGAAGATACCATCAAGGAAGATCTGTATATACCTGACGAGAAGACAATCAGGACAGGAAATACCACTCCCGCCGAAGTAGTTGAGTTTGCCAAAACACTGATTGGAACACCTTATCAGTATGCATCTAACGATCCGGCTAAAGGTTTTGATTGTTCTGGTTTCATACACTATGTTTTCAGCCATTTTCATATACAGGTACCACGTTCTTCAGTTGGTTTTACCAATGTAGAATACGAAGTGCCGCTGGCGGATGCAAAGCCAGGTGATCTCATCCTTTTCACCGGCACGGACTCTTCAGTGCACGAAGTAGGACATATGGGATTGATCACTTCGGGTGGTACAGAAAAGGCATTTATCCATTCTACTTCAGGCAAAGCGCACGGTGTTACCATCACTCCGCTGAATGATTATTACATGAGCAGGTTTGTGAAAGTTATCCGCATTTTTAAGCAGAACGATTCGCTGTAGAATTGCACTTACGTGATAGTGAAAAACTATTGCTTCCAAACCTACTTTTCCACATTACAATAGAAGTATAACCAGCGTTGGTTGCAATAGAAATTTTTATACAACCTAATCCTGTAGCGGGTTTAGAAGAAAATCAAGCAGTTATAGATGAGCTCTCTTTAAGTTAGCTTATTCAGCAGATTTTTTTTAATATTTCTTTGCACAATGTGCATTATTAATGTTTGTTTTTTATGCAACACATCCCCTAAATTGGATGTCTTAAGAGTATATAGAACTGACACAATTCTTTGCATATGGAAATAGATTTTTACATTGACCATCTTTCTACTACCGACGTCAACCATTGGTATTCTGAAGAGTTTATAGTGAGTAGCCTTGTTCGATTTTTGAAGGAGAATGGATACAAAATTCATAAGGACAAAGCAGTAGACAGAAGCGAAAAAGTGGTGATTGCTTCTAAGTATTTTACCAAAGAAGTGATAGAGATAAAGGGTTTTCCTGCTAAAGCGGTACAAACAGGTTCATCACAAAAATCTACCAATTCAACTGCACAGGCAAAACACTGGTTTAGCGATGCATTGTTCAGCTCGTTTGTAAACTTTGGCAAATACTACTCTAATGAAAATGCTGAGATAGCGATGGCGTTGCCAAATGCTGAAAGATATAGAGCAATCATTGAGAAAGTACAGGATTACTTCACCATCAACAATCTTCACTTTAAGATCTACCTCGTAAACGAGGATGGCCAGGTAGAAGTATCTAACCTAAACGAAAACATGCGTAAATAGGCAATATTTAGAATGTGTAAAAAGCCTTTATGCTCTTGCATTAGGGCTTTTTTATTTTCAGCATATTCACATTCCTCTCTGAATGATTGGCTGGCATTATTTTGAAGTAGTTTCAACAATCATTTTAGCTTATGCCAAATCGCGGAACAGTAATCCTGGTATCTATTGTAGCAGTTGTTAGCAGCATGTATTCATGTACGCGCCATCCCTACTATGCTACCAACAAACAGTATAAACAGCAGGCAAAAGAACTGGCACAACAGATACGACAAGAGCCAGCTTTGATTTCCGGGCAGCAACCTGCACCAGCGTATTGGGTGGGAACTACTAATTTCAATTTGCGCAAACCCAACATCGTTGTTCTGCATCACACTGCACAAAATAGTTGCGAGCAAACGCTGAAGACGTTCACACTTACAAGTACACAGGTAAGTGCGCATTATGTTATTTGCCGCGATGGAACAATACATCAAATGCTGAATGATTACTTACGTGCATGGCATGGAGGAGTAGGAAAATGGGGTAGTGTAACCGATATCAATTCATCCTCAATCGGTATAGAACTCGACAACAATGGAACGGAGCCTTTCCCGGAAGTCCAGATCAATAGTCTGCTGGTGTTGCTTGACACACTGAAGCGCAGGCACAACATACCTGCAGCCAATTTTATTGGTCATGCTGATATAGCGCCCACACGCAAAGTTGATCCAAGTATCCTGTTTCCATGGCAGACGCTGGCAAAGCGCGGCTTTGGCTTATGGTATGATGAGACAAAAGATACCATTCCCGCCAATTTTGACCACCTCCTGGCGCTTAAAGTTATTGGGTATGATTTAAAAGACAGCACAGCAGCTATTATGGCCTTTAAACGTAAATATTTCGCGATGGAGCGTACACCACCCACTTTCAGTGAACAGGAGAAGCGACTGTTGTACAGTGTCATGCGAAAAGCTCTGTAACCACTATATCGGCCTTCTTTTAAAAATCATCTTTACCGTATCCAGCTGGCGCAGGTGCAGCGCAGTGTCGTTAATGGAATAATTATTTACACGTAAAAGATTATCAAGAAACACCTGCTCTTTATAAGCGCCTGTACAAGCCATTTTTGTGGTCATAATTTCATTATCAAAAGTTATGGAGGCACCGCGTACCAGGAAGCGGCCACTTATTGTATTGCAGCCTGTATTGCCGTAGAAAGCAGCCGAGTCTACATCCAGGTGAAGGATAGGCACCTTATTCCAGTTGCTCGCATGTCCAGGCATAGCAGTAAGTTGCCACTCACCTGATAATACAGATGGTTTACGCGCCGTATCACGCTGTTCGCTATTGATGGCTGTAGTAGGAGTATCCAAGGCTTCGGCGCCAACTGAAGTGGTATTATTTTCTGAAGTACTACAGGTAGTAAAGAAGATACCAAATGCTACCGTAAACAATAGACTTTTCATATCCCCAGATTTTTTAAAAGCGCCACAATTTTTTTGCCATAGGGTCAGCTTCATATTCAAATAAGCTTTAGCATTTACTACAACTAGTGTAGCTCACATCGAGAATTCCACTGACGGATGACAGGTTGTAGTTCAACAACAAAAAACTAGTTTTGCCGCCACTATGGCAACAACAATTTGCATTTGTGGTGCAGGCACTATGGGGAGCGGAATAGCACAGGTAGCTGCTCAAAAAGGTTTCACCACCATCTTGTTTGACGTAAGCAACGAAATGGTTCAAAAGGCAAGGCTGGCTTTAGAGACTACGCTTACTGCACTTGAAACAAAGGGAAAGATAGCGGAAGGAGATAAAGACAGCATTATTGGCCGCATCACGTTCACAAGCAATGTAGATGACTGCAAAGCTGATGTTATCATAGAAGCTATCGTTGAAAAGCTGGAGGCTAAAGTCGATCTATTCAACAAGCTATCGTCTATCAATTCTCCTGCTACTATTTATGCTACCAACACATCTTCTTTACCTATAGGTGAAATTGCTGCTGCAGTGCCGGAACGTTCGCATGTGGCAGGTCTTCATTTCTTTAATCCTGCACCGCTTATGAAGCTGGTGGAAGTTGTTGCCGGGAAAGATACTTCACCGCAAGTGGTAGAGCAATTGGTAGAACTGGCAAAACAATTGGATAAAACTCCTGTAGTTTGTAAAGATGCTCCGGGTTTTATAGTGAACCGCGTTGCACGTCATTATTATCTTGAAGCAATGAAACTGGTGGAGCTGGGAGTTGCTGATCACGAAACCATTGATAAAGTATTGGAAGCTGCAGGCTTCAAAATGGGTCCATTCAAGCTAATGGATATGATAGGCATGGACATCAACTATGGCGTTAGCAATATTGTTTGGAATGCATTGGGTAAACCTGCCCGTCTTACACCGTCGCCTTTACAAAAAGCAAAAGTGAATAATGGTGAACTAGGAAGAAAAACAGGCAAGGGATTTTATAATTATGAGAAGCAATAAGTAACCGCGTAGGTACAGCTAGAAAGATATGCAGCATACAGAACAAAATCATTCACCAACATCCGTTTTTGTAACGGGAAGCACCGGCCTTGTTGGCTCCCACCTGGTTGCTGCATTGGTTGGTAAAGGATACAATGTGTCTGCATTATATAGAAAAGAAATACCTGTAGTACCACACCAAGAAAAGGTAAGGTGGATACAAGGAGATATACTGGATGTGATCTCACTGGAAGAAGCAATGCAAGGTGTGGATCATGTATATCATTGCGCAGCTGTTGTTTCCTTCAGCCCAAAGGATGTAGACCAACTTTTTAAAATAAACATAGAAGGCACTGCCAATGTAGTGAATGCAGCGGTTGCCAATAATGTAAAGAAGCTTGGTTATGTAAGCTCAGTAGCCGCTCTTGGAAGAACACCTAATGTAGAGGAGATAAATGAAACCATGAACTGGAGCGAAGAGACCAGCAACAGTAATTATGGTAAGAGTAAGTTTCATGCAGAAATGGAGGTGTGGCGCGGAATAGGAGAAGGACTACCTGCTGTTATCATCAATCCGTCTATTATACTCGGCGCCGGTGATTGGAACAGTGGATCTACCAAACTTTTTAAAACTGCTTATGATGAATTTGGCTGGTACAGCGAAGGAACAACAGGCTTTGTAGATGTAGCAGATGTGGTGGATGCATTCATACAACTAGTAGAAAGTGATGTGAGTGCACAACGTTTTATTATCAGTGCAGAGAACATCACGTACCAGGAGCTATTCACCATAATGGCAAAATGCTTTGGCAAAAAACCGCCGCATAAAAAAGTTACTCCATTGCTGGCATCACTGGTATGGAGACTGGATGCTTTAAAAGCTATGTTCACTGGTAACAAACCATTAATAACAAAAGAAACTGCAGTAGCAGCACAAGCCACTGTTAAGTACAACAATAGTAAGATCAACCAGTACCTGCACAACTTTAACTACAAACCTTTAGAAGAAAGCATTGAAGCTATCTGCAAATCGTTGATCAAGAAATACAACCTGTAGCTACTTCGTCTCCATTACCTTCTTCCATAGCTCTGGAATTCTTTTCACCCATACCAGTTCTTTCTTCTTTGAAAGAGCATCTTCTACAGGACTTCCAAAGTAGACTTTACCTGCTTCCAGGTCGCTACCAACACCACTTTGTGCCAGCACGGTTACGTTCTCATGTATAGTAAGTGTTTTACTTACTCCTACCTGCCCCCATAGCGTTACACCATCTTTCAAAGTAGTACCGCCTGCTATAGCCACCTGCGCAGCAAACAAGCAGTTCTTACCTATCACTACATCATGACCTATATGCACCTGGTTGTCCATTTTTGTTCCTGCACCAATGCGTGTATCAGCCGTTACACCTCTATCTATTGTACAACCTGCTCCTATCTCTACATAATCTTCTATCACTACATGTCCGCAGCTCTCCATGCGCTTATACCATACATCGCGATTCTTCTTTGTGTTGTAGTAAAATCCATCGCTGCCAATTACACTGCCTGCTTGTATCACTACATTATCACCAATCTCTGTATAAGGATTGATGGTAACATTTGGATGTATGATGCAGTTCTTTCCTATAATAACATCATTACCTATATAAACATTCGGCATCACTACAGTGCCTTCACCAATGACAGCAGATTCGCTTATAGGTGTAGCTGATGCTTTGAATGGACGATAATGCCTTACTATCTTAAGATAAGCTTCAAAAGGCTCTGGAACTACCAGCAATGTTTTGCCTTCAGGTACAGTTACATCCTTTGTATTTATGATGATGTAAGTAGCATTGCTATGTAGCGACTTGTTGTAGTATTTCGGATGATCAACAAAGCAAAGATCACCTTGTTCTACACGATGAATCTCGTTGATACCTGTAGCCATTGCACTACCATCGCCAACAAGTTCAGCATCTAAAAAATCAGCTAGCCATTCAAGCGAAACAGGTGTAGGAAACTTCATGAGAAAATTGTTTGCTTGCAAAGGTAATATTGATCTTCACCCGGCAAGATTCATTTTCAATTCGGGCATTACTACAAGCACAGAAAGAAACTGAGAGGCTATGTTTTATGTTTCAAGTAAGTACCGATAGAACTATGATGCTGATCAAGCAACATCTCGCAAATGCAGTAGTCATGCATGTTTCAGCATTTGAGCTATCAATATACTTGATACATCATTCTATAGGTTGATCATGTTTACTTCAATAAGTAGTCTGTAGAATGTCTGTAGATAGCAGGACATCTAGTGATGCTGTGATCATCAATTTTTAAAATACTACATCGGCTGAAACTATGATGAATAAAGGGTTTCAGCCTCATCCTGGTAACAAAGCCCTGGTAGATAATTCAGTTTTTCTTCTTCATGCAAATGATAACATCGTGCATAGATTGCTTATCCTTATTAACAACGATATGAAAAATGTGAATAAAATAGTTCAGGATTTTTTTTGTGTTAGAGAAAACTATTTTTAATATTGTGTAGGGAATTTTACGTCCCTGTACTTACTAACCCATCCATATACAAAAGCTCGGTTTTCAACCGGGCTTTTTTCATGTATATGCACTACTACTTTATCATCTATAAACCATTCCAGGTACTCTCACAATTCACTTCGCAAGAAGCAAAAACAACACTTGCTGATGTATTCAAAGTACCCAAAGATGTATACCCTGTTGGACGTTTGGATTATGATAGTGAAGGCTTGTTGATCTTGTCAAATGATGCATCACTCAACCAGCGTTTGCTGCATCCCAAGCATAAGCATGAGCGTGAATATTGGGTGCAGGTAGATGGTGCATTTACATTAGAAGCCTTGCAAAAAATACAGGCAGGCGTAACCATTAGTATAGATGGTAAACAACATCGCACGCTACCATGTAAAGCTTACATTTTTACTGATGCACCATTGGTACCTGAACGAGATCCGCCTATCCGTTTCAGGAAGAATATACCTACCAGTTGGATACGAATCACACTTCACGAAGGGAAGAACAGGCAGGTAAGAAAGATGACTGCAGCTGTTGGTTTTCCTACGCTCAGGCTTATCAGGCATAGGATAGAA from Aridibaculum aurantiacum includes:
- a CDS encoding N-acetylmuramoyl-L-alanine amidase, whose product is MPNRGTVILVSIVAVVSSMYSCTRHPYYATNKQYKQQAKELAQQIRQEPALISGQQPAPAYWVGTTNFNLRKPNIVVLHHTAQNSCEQTLKTFTLTSTQVSAHYVICRDGTIHQMLNDYLRAWHGGVGKWGSVTDINSSSIGIELDNNGTEPFPEVQINSLLVLLDTLKRRHNIPAANFIGHADIAPTRKVDPSILFPWQTLAKRGFGLWYDETKDTIPANFDHLLALKVIGYDLKDSTAAIMAFKRKYFAMERTPPTFSEQEKRLLYSVMRKAL
- a CDS encoding 3-hydroxyacyl-CoA dehydrogenase family protein yields the protein MATTICICGAGTMGSGIAQVAAQKGFTTILFDVSNEMVQKARLALETTLTALETKGKIAEGDKDSIIGRITFTSNVDDCKADVIIEAIVEKLEAKVDLFNKLSSINSPATIYATNTSSLPIGEIAAAVPERSHVAGLHFFNPAPLMKLVEVVAGKDTSPQVVEQLVELAKQLDKTPVVCKDAPGFIVNRVARHYYLEAMKLVELGVADHETIDKVLEAAGFKMGPFKLMDMIGMDINYGVSNIVWNALGKPARLTPSPLQKAKVNNGELGRKTGKGFYNYEKQ
- a CDS encoding TIGR04290 family methyltransferase produces the protein MPTAGTAVSTEKLRSKVESLKPWFHNLHLPGGIQTAPGHYFGDFPKFKWDQVKDSIPQNLDGMTALDIGCNAGFYSFELAKRGATVLGIDLDPHYLKQAKWAAKTLGLEDKVKFRQMQVYDLAKLKRSFDIIIFMGVFYHLRYPMLALDIVAQKVKKMMVFQTLTMPGDDIVYEENIEVTQRNKMLKQGWPKMAFIESKFAGDVTNWFTPNHACILAMLRTCGMKVTSMPGHEIYIAQPDDAFTNVAKTWNHSEYLSAIGQDYTELLDVKVKRKE
- a CDS encoding pseudouridine synthase, giving the protein MYMHYYFIIYKPFQVLSQFTSQEAKTTLADVFKVPKDVYPVGRLDYDSEGLLILSNDASLNQRLLHPKHKHEREYWVQVDGAFTLEALQKIQAGVTISIDGKQHRTLPCKAYIFTDAPLVPERDPPIRFRKNIPTSWIRITLHEGKNRQVRKMTAAVGFPTLRLIRHRIESITIDGMKPGDIKQYTQQEIMKLLF
- a CDS encoding C40 family peptidase, coding for MKLLVSIFLLFLLSCNQQEEPRIAITDTFDTTPSEDTIKEDLYIPDEKTIRTGNTTPAEVVEFAKTLIGTPYQYASNDPAKGFDCSGFIHYVFSHFHIQVPRSSVGFTNVEYEVPLADAKPGDLILFTGTDSSVHEVGHMGLITSGGTEKAFIHSTSGKAHGVTITPLNDYYMSRFVKVIRIFKQNDSL
- a CDS encoding META domain-containing protein gives rise to the protein MKSLLFTVAFGIFFTTCSTSENNTTSVGAEALDTPTTAINSEQRDTARKPSVLSGEWQLTAMPGHASNWNKVPILHLDVDSAAFYGNTGCNTISGRFLVRGASITFDNEIMTTKMACTGAYKEQVFLDNLLRVNNYSINDTALHLRQLDTVKMIFKRRPI
- a CDS encoding NAD-dependent epimerase/dehydratase family protein — encoded protein: MQHTEQNHSPTSVFVTGSTGLVGSHLVAALVGKGYNVSALYRKEIPVVPHQEKVRWIQGDILDVISLEEAMQGVDHVYHCAAVVSFSPKDVDQLFKINIEGTANVVNAAVANNVKKLGYVSSVAALGRTPNVEEINETMNWSEETSNSNYGKSKFHAEMEVWRGIGEGLPAVIINPSIILGAGDWNSGSTKLFKTAYDEFGWYSEGTTGFVDVADVVDAFIQLVESDVSAQRFIISAENITYQELFTIMAKCFGKKPPHKKVTPLLASLVWRLDALKAMFTGNKPLITKETAVAAQATVKYNNSKINQYLHNFNYKPLEESIEAICKSLIKKYNL
- a CDS encoding UDP-3-O-(3-hydroxymyristoyl)glucosamine N-acyltransferase yields the protein MKFPTPVSLEWLADFLDAELVGDGSAMATGINEIHRVEQGDLCFVDHPKYYNKSLHSNATYIIINTKDVTVPEGKTLLVVPEPFEAYLKIVRHYRPFKASATPISESAVIGEGTVVMPNVYIGNDVIIGKNCIIHPNVTINPYTEIGDNVVIQAGSVIGSDGFYYNTKKNRDVWYKRMESCGHVVIEDYVEIGAGCTIDRGVTADTRIGAGTKMDNQVHIGHDVVIGKNCLFAAQVAIAGGTTLKDGVTLWGQVGVSKTLTIHENVTVLAQSGVGSDLEAGKVYFGSPVEDALSKKKELVWVKRIPELWKKVMETK